TACCAGCATATTTTCATTTTTTAATTATAGATTAGGATGTCAAAAGCCAACTATTAATTTATATAGACTTTTGACACCCTGATTTTATAACAAGAAGATATTACCAGTATAGTAAATATCCCTTTTCACATAATATTATCAGGATAAATTATGAAGATAATATAAGTAAGGAGGGGCTGTTGCATAATGTATTTGAAGGGATTAGTGTAAGCTATGATCCCTTAAGTTTCATTTTGCAACGGCTCTTTTTTAATGGGCAGGTGATTTCGAATGAGAATTAAAAAGAAGTATTTTTGGATTTCAGCATGCATTATTTTGGCGGCTGTATTGATTGTCTTATGTGTAGGATACTTTACCGGCAATCAGGTAACAGAGTATGATGGAACTCTGGTTAACCTGGAATTCCCTAATTTAATATAACCTTGGTAGACGAACGGTAAGTATTCTATAGAAGATAGGGAATGTCGTTCATGTAATTCAGACATATTAGGAGGCATGATAATTGATATGAGTAATCAAAAAAGAAGTTCCGTTTCCAATGTAGTAAATGAGCAGGATGTGCAGAAAAGAAATCAGAATTACAATCAATATGTCAAGGAGATTACTCCGAAGTTCAGCATTGCAAAAAATACAATAAAAGCATTTGTTGTTGGCGGAATTATCTGCACAATCGGACAAGGCTTTACGAATTATTATATGTACTTAGGTGCGGATGAGGAGTTAGCAAAGTCATACAATACATTAACGCTGGTTTTTTTATCGGTTCTACTGACCGGTCTTGGTATTTACCAGAAAATAGCCAAGTTTGGTGGTGCGGGTACCTTGGTCCCGATAACAGGCTTTGCGAATTCAGTGGCAGCGCCAGCAGTTGAGTATAAAAAGGAAGGCCAGGTTTTTGGTATCGGATGTAAGATTTTTACCATTGCGGGTCCGGTTATTTTATATGGAATATTCTCTACCTGGTTACTCGGTTTAATTTATTATCTGCTGAAGCAGTTCGGAGTAGTTTGACTGCCTATACGAAAGGAAGATAAGGAGATGTAATAATGTCGCAGAATAGAAATAATCAATCGAAAATGATAGGTAAACAGAGTATTGCTTTTCAGAATCCTCCTTGTATCATAGCTGCGGCCTCCGTTGCTGGCAAGAAAGAAGGAGAGGGGCCGTTGGGCAAGCTGTTTGATGTTGTCCAGCAGGATCCGATGTTCGGAAAGAATAGCTGGGAAGAAGCAGAAAGTGAGTTAATGAAGCAAGCAGCTATGAAGGTCCTTGAGAAAGCTGGCTTAAAGAAAGAAGATATCCGCTATCTGATAGGAGGAGATTTGTTGGGACAATTAATCGCAACCTCCTTTGGAGTTGCGGAACTCAGTATTCCTCTGCTGGGAATCTATGGAGCCTGTTCCACCATGGGAGAAGCTATGTCAATTGGTGCAATGCTGGTAGATGGAGGCTTTGCGGATAAGGTATTATCTATTACATCCAGCCATTTTGCAG
The nucleotide sequence above comes from Variimorphobacter saccharofermentans. Encoded proteins:
- the spoVAC gene encoding stage V sporulation protein AC, producing the protein MSNQKRSSVSNVVNEQDVQKRNQNYNQYVKEITPKFSIAKNTIKAFVVGGIICTIGQGFTNYYMYLGADEELAKSYNTLTLVFLSVLLTGLGIYQKIAKFGGAGTLVPITGFANSVAAPAVEYKKEGQVFGIGCKIFTIAGPVILYGIFSTWLLGLIYYLLKQFGVV